gtTATAACAATACAGTTACTAAGATGTTAGAGCATCAATTGATATTTCTCATTTCAGGAAACAGGCAAAGGTTTTAGCTTTAGCTGGCTCTTTAGCTAGGGAGGCTTAAGTTGGAGTGCAGTAACCACAGTTTGGTTGCTTCTATAAAAGTTTGTTTGCACTGTTTAAAAACATGATATAGTATGTAGTATAAAACTGTAGTTTTATGGTAATATACGCTAACACTACATCAATTTCTTGTCAATTTTGCCAAATGTACTGCTTTATGACTTTGTAGGAAGGAATAATACTAGATACACAAAGAACCAACATTCAAACTCTGGGATTGATTTCTAAAGTTCCTCTACTGATATTTTCTATAATTGAGTACAATGTCTGATTGCTTTCTggtacacagacaaaaacacaacactgtcTGGCTAATAGCACAGAGAAGAAAATGGAGGGGTCAAGAGTTCAAGCAATCATATCACATAAGAATgtaaacagagaaataaaacagtcTTTAGAACACGAAAAATAGCTTTCTTGCAGGCAAACTAATGCTTCTTCTCTTTTAGCTTGTCTTTAATTTTCTGAGGTTCATCATATTGTATCAACCGCAAGATGTCCTTGTTGTCCATCACGCCCTGAATGAATTCTCCCTCTGAGATTTTATCTGTAAAAGTAAAACATAGTGTAAAGCAAATTGGAAaggttttgaaaaaaatactttaatggATGTATGGAGTTGATGAATAATGAATTACCGTTCTCTTTCTTCCCAAAAAATTCCCAGATTTTCTCAGACCTCTTCTCTGGTGTGTTTTCATCCTCAGGGAGATTCTTCTGGCCGTCAGCAGGAATCATGTTGAATATTGACTGCAATTTACGAAACAGATCATGAATTGTGCATTCAGACAgtatttaaatatctttaaataatTAACGTATCTACACTTGGGGTCAAAAGTTTTAGAACCAGTGAATAACCTAAAAACAGCTTTCTGACTTCTTCCAGGGATAAAACAGTGTTCCGGCAGCAATCGAGGTAAAAGAAGCTTTGAGAGTTAATACAAAGACTTCCTTCAGGAGCCCCAACCTTCTTTGTTACTCTACACAGCTAAAGGACTTATGTAACTACAGTTTGTGTAGTACTGTATATAGCTAACTGGATGGAGGGGGAAAAGACAAGTAACAAAGGAAGATAGAAGGAGGACAGAAGGTGAtagcaaaagaaaacaacaagtgcaACACATTCCTATGAATGTCCTCAAAAGTGTAGGGACGAACTTTTCAAACAGTGATTGATTCCCATTGCAGAAGAAAACATCACAAGAGTTTGTTTAGCTGCTGAAGTAAAAGATTTAGATCAAATTTAGGGTTCATGATTCcattttttctctttgtcattCTTCACTTACTATCTTTATTATTAGCTTTGTGTCAGTctatatgaaataaatattgaaaaaattGGTGCTCTAAAACTTTTGACCAGTAGTATATGTATTTTGTGTATGGATTTTTGAATGGCTTCAGTTTCTACCTAAACTAATAGAAACAAATTCTAATAATTGATAAATGACTATTTATCATTCATCAAAAACACTTCAAGTTCtttgatgttttttctcttttctgtacATTTAATATGTTTCGCCTgtttgaataaacaaacaaatcccaAAAATGGAATTGGCAAAATTGACATGcagttataaaaacaaaatatatcatATATCAAGATAATAATTATTAGATTCATTGATCATTCATGGCAATGTGTCAATGAAGAGCCTGGCCGTTATTCTCTGGATTGATCAATACATACTTTAAAAATAAGGATTTAAGACCACAACAAAAGCAAAGGTGAAACAGTATTGaacttaaaataattaaatctatTATATATCTTTGCTTTGAGGGAATAAATCGGTGTATAGAAATACAAACGAAATATgcaattttgtttttaacattctACTTTTACTATGTGTGAAAAGCTTTAGGTTTGTAGCTGAATTGAAGTCTAATGTTATTAATTATGCAGGGTTAACAACACATTGTCTAAAGTATGCTTCAGGTTATGAGTAGCAAGCTTTACAGCACACGGTTGTCTGCACCACCATACTGAATGAACGAAGAAGGTAGAAGTACCCTAACAATCTCTTGGATTTCATTTTTGCTGATGGCTCCATTGCCATCAACGTCGTACAGTGCAAAGGCCCACTCCAGCTTCTGCATAGTCTTTCCCCCGGAGGTGAGGTGCAGGGCGACAATGTACTCCTTAAAGTCCAAAGTGCCGTCTGCATTGGTGTCGAAACTCCTGAATACGTGCCGAGCATACGCTGTGGGGTCTGCGTCGGGAAAGAAGCTGGCGTAGATGCCTTCAAACTGCTGCTTGCTGATCTTCCCGCCAGGACACTCCTTCAGGAAGGACTGGTACCAAGTGCAGAGCTCAGTCTCGGAGTATTTTGTGTTGGatttcagctcctccaggagcTTATTCGACAAAGCACTGCTCTTTGCGTTTCCCATCCTAGGCAGAAAGTGGAAACTAACTTTTTTATCGATGATGTGCAGGGGGTGAAACCTCTGTGGTGTTCACTTCACTCTGCCTTGTCTTCACCCGGGAAGCCCCTCAAAGTGCAAAATGGGATTATAGTCATCACTACCTAAGTCCAGACAGCTGT
Above is a genomic segment from Pleuronectes platessa chromosome 16, fPlePla1.1, whole genome shotgun sequence containing:
- the LOC128459204 gene encoding S-modulin gives rise to the protein MGNAKSSALSNKLLEELKSNTKYSETELCTWYQSFLKECPGGKISKQQFEGIYASFFPDADPTAYARHVFRSFDTNADGTLDFKEYIVALHLTSGGKTMQKLEWAFALYDVDGNGAISKNEIQEIVRSIFNMIPADGQKNLPEDENTPEKRSEKIWEFFGKKENDKISEGEFIQGVMDNKDILRLIQYDEPQKIKDKLKEKKH